In Thermosynechococcus sichuanensis E542, a single genomic region encodes these proteins:
- a CDS encoding M23 family metallopeptidase: protein MHWQRISLALAIACGSTVAIPQLSQPSQNTGAGTLRWSDASFPVENFQGYTSPFGYRRSPTGEPTTEFHNGLDFAAPQGSYIRNWWVGQVIEVSDHTACGTLVRIQSGAWEHVYCHMMGRVEQTPQGRAMVDRAGGIFILEGQRVPTGARIGRVGMTGRTTGPHLHWTLRYRGQLVNPAVVLQAMYGSQAQR from the coding sequence ATGCATTGGCAGCGAATCAGTCTGGCACTAGCGATCGCCTGCGGTAGCACGGTTGCAATTCCCCAACTCAGTCAACCCTCTCAAAATACGGGTGCAGGGACACTCCGCTGGAGCGATGCTTCCTTTCCTGTGGAAAATTTTCAAGGCTATACTTCTCCCTTCGGCTACCGCCGATCGCCCACGGGGGAACCCACGACTGAATTTCACAATGGCCTTGATTTTGCGGCTCCCCAAGGAAGCTATATCCGCAATTGGTGGGTCGGGCAGGTAATTGAAGTTTCCGATCACACCGCCTGTGGCACACTGGTACGGATTCAATCGGGGGCTTGGGAACACGTTTACTGCCACATGATGGGGCGGGTTGAGCAGACCCCCCAAGGACGAGCCATGGTTGATCGCGCCGGCGGCATTTTCATCCTAGAGGGGCAGCGGGTACCAACAGGCGCGCGGATTGGTCGCGTGGGCATGACGGGGCGCACCACCGGACCTCATCTTCACTGGACACTTCGCTACCGAGGGCAATTGGTCAACCCGGCCGTGGTTCTACAGGCCATGTATGGTAGCCAAGCCCAACGATAA
- a CDS encoding DUF3493 domain-containing protein has protein sequence MAANEPQQPAKVTQATLRDRLRAEAAAPYRGLRRVFYAVFAASGLMGALILGLKGLAGTAGDDLVWNLALQIGVVALMVALWRWDRG, from the coding sequence ATGGCTGCTAATGAACCCCAACAACCGGCTAAAGTGACTCAAGCCACCCTGCGCGATCGCCTGCGAGCCGAGGCAGCAGCGCCCTATCGGGGACTACGGCGGGTTTTCTATGCCGTTTTTGCCGCTTCCGGCCTCATGGGTGCCTTGATCCTTGGCCTCAAGGGATTGGCGGGCACCGCAGGTGACGATTTGGTGTGGAATCTAGCATTACAAATCGGAGTGGTTGCCCTCATGGTTGCCCTTTGGCGCTGGGATCGCGGTTAA
- the prmC gene encoding peptide chain release factor N(5)-glutamine methyltransferase has translation MGGEVLQAWWHWAQAIIPEPERESGLRELKQFLSAFTELSPLDITLRRFRPQIRLKLPLADLQERWQRRWQERVPLQYLIGTVHWHDLELVVTPSVLIPRPETEELLEVVAATVPPWQQQGHWLDLGTGSGAIAIGLARLFAAAQVHAVDCSPEALEVTRINIEKYALGDRVHCYVGSWFTPLTHLQGQVQGIVSNPPYIPTRLVATLQPEVQYHEPPLALDGGADGLQAIRQIVETAPEYLQPQGWLFMELMATQGEAVAALAMATQAYERVEILHDLSGHDRFLLAQAV, from the coding sequence GTGGGTGGCGAGGTACTCCAAGCATGGTGGCATTGGGCACAGGCCATCATTCCAGAGCCTGAGCGCGAGAGTGGCCTACGGGAGTTAAAACAATTTCTCAGTGCCTTTACAGAGTTGAGTCCCCTTGACATCACGCTGCGCCGCTTCCGACCCCAGATTCGTCTCAAGCTGCCCCTTGCAGATCTCCAAGAGCGCTGGCAACGTCGCTGGCAAGAGCGAGTTCCCCTGCAATATCTGATTGGCACAGTTCACTGGCACGATCTGGAATTAGTCGTCACCCCCAGTGTGTTAATTCCTCGACCAGAAACAGAGGAACTCCTAGAAGTGGTGGCAGCAACGGTACCCCCTTGGCAACAACAGGGACATTGGCTGGATTTGGGTACGGGTAGCGGGGCGATCGCCATTGGCTTAGCGCGGTTATTTGCGGCGGCGCAGGTTCATGCCGTGGATTGCAGCCCTGAGGCTCTAGAGGTTACGCGAATAAATATTGAAAAGTACGCTTTGGGCGATCGCGTGCACTGCTACGTTGGGAGTTGGTTTACCCCCCTTACCCATCTCCAAGGGCAGGTGCAGGGCATTGTCAGTAACCCCCCCTATATTCCCACCCGCCTAGTGGCTACCCTCCAACCGGAGGTACAGTACCATGAACCCCCCCTTGCCCTCGATGGGGGTGCGGATGGTTTGCAGGCGATTCGCCAGATTGTTGAGACAGCACCAGAGTATCTTCAGCCCCAAGGCTGGCTCTTTATGGAATTGATGGCGACCCAAGGGGAAGCGGTGGCGGCACTGGCAATGGCCACCCAAGCCTATGAACGGGTGGAAATTCTCCACGATCTCAGTGGCCACGATCGCTTTTTGCTGGCTCAAGCCGTTTAA
- a CDS encoding DMT family transporter produces MSANRPPHWQIGLVLGVGVLAVSTAAVLVRWGVAGLATDSLGMTVGLSIFLASGRLSLAALFLIPQLYTWPWLDLTRQNLRWAVAAGVALAAHFSLWFTSLNYTSVAASTTLVTTTPIWSALVGYLWQRQTLKPRAWVGMAIALGGSALIGTGEPTSAVARNPLLGNALAIAAAWAVSAYFICGQAAQKAGLAIHHYALVAYATAALVLLPLPPLLGFAYTGWPLKLYGAILLLALIPQLVGHTSLNWGVRWLSPTWVTLLVLAEPIAASLFALLLFGEVPTTAVITGGSLVLVGLSVALWPSP; encoded by the coding sequence ATGTCGGCAAATAGGCCGCCCCACTGGCAAATTGGCCTTGTGCTCGGCGTGGGCGTGTTGGCGGTTTCGACGGCGGCTGTGCTGGTGCGCTGGGGCGTTGCTGGCTTAGCTACCGATTCCTTGGGAATGACCGTGGGGTTGAGCATTTTCCTAGCCAGTGGTCGCCTGAGCTTGGCTGCCCTCTTTTTGATCCCGCAACTGTACACTTGGCCGTGGCTCGACCTGACTCGGCAAAATCTACGTTGGGCAGTGGCGGCTGGGGTTGCCCTTGCGGCGCACTTTAGTCTCTGGTTCACCTCACTGAACTACACCTCGGTGGCGGCCTCAACAACGCTGGTGACCACAACCCCCATTTGGTCAGCCCTCGTGGGCTACCTTTGGCAGCGACAAACCCTCAAACCGCGGGCTTGGGTGGGCATGGCGATCGCCCTTGGTGGCAGTGCCCTGATTGGCACGGGAGAACCGACGAGTGCTGTGGCAAGAAACCCCCTGCTGGGAAATGCACTGGCGATCGCTGCGGCGTGGGCGGTTAGTGCCTACTTTATTTGTGGTCAAGCTGCCCAAAAGGCGGGTCTTGCAATTCACCACTACGCCCTTGTGGCCTATGCCACTGCTGCTCTGGTGCTTCTACCGCTGCCGCCCCTCCTTGGCTTTGCCTACACGGGTTGGCCGCTAAAGCTCTATGGCGCTATTCTCCTGCTAGCGCTGATTCCGCAGTTGGTGGGGCACACCAGTCTCAATTGGGGCGTGCGTTGGCTTTCCCCCACATGGGTAACCCTTCTGGTGTTGGCAGAACCCATTGCTGCCAGTCTCTTTGCCTTGCTGCTCTTTGGTGAGGTGCCGACAACGGCAGTGATCACAGGGGGCAGTCTTGTGCTCGTGGGGTTAAGTGTAGCACTGTGGCCTAGTCCCTAG
- a CDS encoding aspartate kinase: protein MGLIVQKYGGTSVGSVERIQAVARRVKATVAAGHQVVVVVSAMGKTTDSLVQLAYAISDRPSQREMDMLLSTGEQVSIALLTMALHALGEPAISLTGAQVGIVTEPAHTRARILHIETQRLERHLKEGQVVVVAGFQGITAAADFEVTTLGRGGSDTSAVAIAAALQADCCEIYTDVPGILTTDPRLVPNAQLMSEITCDEMLELASLGAKVLHPRAVEIARNYGVDLVVRSSWTDDPGTRVIAPARPPRPVENLELGKPVDGVALDTDQAKVALLRVADRPGIAAQLFGELARQNLDVDLIIQSIHEGQTNDIAFTVQKSVLKQAEAVAVAFYPRLNPRVEETDVLVDADIAKVSITGAGMIGRPGVAAQMFSALAAAGINLQMISTSEVNVSCTVAAADAGRAIAVLSQTFDVEAETTVPQQPPDAPPVRGVALDPKQARIAIRDVPDRPGMAAAIFQTLADAAISVDMIIQSQRSRALGGVMTRDIAFTVASADAERATELLKGVQTQLGYGDILVDTAIAKVSIVGVGMIHRPGIAAQMFAALARENINIQMIATSEIRVSCVVAEAEGVRALRAVHTAFGLDGEAPVVIPDVGK, encoded by the coding sequence ATGGGACTGATTGTACAAAAGTATGGCGGCACGTCCGTCGGTAGTGTCGAGCGCATTCAAGCAGTAGCCCGCAGGGTCAAAGCGACTGTGGCAGCGGGACATCAGGTGGTGGTGGTGGTCTCGGCCATGGGCAAAACCACGGATAGCTTGGTGCAACTGGCCTATGCCATTAGCGATCGCCCCAGTCAGCGGGAAATGGACATGCTACTTTCGACGGGAGAGCAGGTCTCGATTGCCCTGTTGACAATGGCGCTTCATGCCTTGGGGGAACCCGCCATCTCCCTTACCGGCGCTCAAGTGGGGATTGTCACTGAACCTGCCCACACCCGTGCCCGCATTCTCCACATTGAGACCCAACGCCTCGAGCGGCACCTCAAAGAAGGACAAGTGGTGGTTGTGGCCGGCTTTCAGGGGATTACCGCTGCCGCTGATTTTGAAGTTACCACCCTTGGACGTGGCGGCTCGGATACCTCGGCTGTGGCGATAGCGGCTGCTTTGCAGGCGGATTGCTGTGAAATTTACACCGATGTCCCCGGCATTTTGACCACGGATCCGCGACTGGTGCCCAATGCCCAACTCATGAGCGAGATTACCTGCGATGAAATGCTGGAGTTGGCCAGCCTAGGGGCAAAGGTTTTGCATCCCCGCGCGGTGGAAATTGCCCGCAATTATGGCGTGGATTTGGTGGTGCGCTCCAGTTGGACCGATGATCCCGGTACGCGAGTCATCGCACCGGCGCGGCCGCCGCGTCCTGTGGAAAATCTTGAACTGGGTAAGCCTGTGGATGGCGTGGCGCTGGACACCGATCAGGCGAAGGTGGCACTGCTGCGGGTGGCCGATCGTCCGGGCATTGCAGCACAGCTTTTTGGCGAACTGGCACGGCAAAACCTTGATGTGGATTTAATTATCCAATCCATTCACGAAGGGCAGACGAACGATATTGCCTTCACAGTGCAAAAGAGCGTTCTCAAACAGGCAGAAGCGGTTGCCGTGGCCTTTTATCCCCGTTTGAATCCACGGGTGGAAGAGACGGATGTGCTTGTGGATGCCGATATTGCCAAGGTGAGCATTACGGGTGCAGGGATGATTGGCCGACCGGGGGTGGCGGCTCAAATGTTCTCGGCCTTGGCGGCGGCGGGTATTAACCTGCAAATGATCTCCACCTCTGAAGTGAATGTCAGTTGTACAGTGGCCGCAGCGGATGCAGGTCGAGCGATCGCCGTCCTTTCCCAAACGTTTGATGTGGAAGCGGAAACAACTGTCCCCCAACAGCCTCCCGATGCCCCACCGGTGCGGGGCGTAGCCCTTGATCCCAAGCAGGCGCGGATTGCGATTCGCGATGTGCCCGATCGCCCCGGCATGGCGGCAGCGATTTTCCAGACCCTTGCGGATGCGGCCATCAGCGTGGATATGATTATCCAATCCCAGCGATCGCGCGCCTTGGGGGGGGTGATGACCCGCGATATTGCCTTTACGGTGGCCTCTGCCGATGCCGAGCGAGCCACGGAACTGCTCAAAGGGGTTCAGACCCAATTGGGCTATGGTGACATCCTCGTAGATACGGCGATCGCCAAAGTCAGCATTGTGGGTGTGGGGATGATCCACCGCCCGGGGATTGCAGCGCAAATGTTTGCCGCCCTTGCCCGTGAGAACATCAACATTCAAATGATTGCTACCTCAGAAATTCGCGTCAGTTGTGTGGTGGCAGAAGCAGAGGGCGTGCGCGCGCTGCGGGCAGTGCATACAGCCTTTGGTCTAGATGGTGAGGCACCCGTCGTCATTCCCGATGTCGGCAAATAG
- the ftsH gene encoding ATP-dependent zinc metalloprotease FtsH translates to MKHAQRFSQRLSQLALVVGLSLAPTNIGLAQSSNNNTVSYSQFLNALKAGEVSSVELYQEQGLAKFRRKDQPEQSPPQEVRLFDRNPELIELLRQVSSRYDTTVRVVPSGSDGALIGVISNLMLGFFLLILFLMILRRASNAPGGPGQLLNFGKSRARFQMEAQTGVTFGDVAGIEEAKEELQEVVTFLKNSEKFTAIGARIPKGVLLIGPPGTGKTLLAKAIAGEAGVPFFSISGSEFVEMFVGVGASRVRDLFKKAKENAPCLVFIDEIDAVGRQRGAGIGGGNDEREQTLNQLLTEMDGFEGNTGIIVIAATNRPDVLDAALLRPGRFDRQITVDLPSYKGRLQILQVHARDKKIAPEVSLEAIARRTPGFSGAELANLLNEAAILTARRRKPAITNAEIDDAIDRVTIGMTLTPLLDSKKKWLIAYHEVGHALLMTLLKHADPLNKVTIIPRSGGVGGFAQQIFDEERVDSGLYTRAWLLDEITILLGGRAAEVEIFGDAEVTVGASSDLQAVANLAREMVTRYGMSDLGHLALETPGNEVFLGRDLMPRAEYSEAVAVQIDHQVREIVMHCYEIARKLIREHRVAIDKLVELLLEKETIDGDEFRALVRQYTTLPVKEPTWKATATPVSFRQDAQPS, encoded by the coding sequence ATGAAACACGCTCAACGCTTTTCCCAACGGCTGAGTCAACTGGCCTTGGTCGTGGGTCTCTCGTTAGCTCCCACTAACATTGGCTTAGCGCAGTCGAGCAATAACAACACCGTTTCCTACAGTCAATTCCTCAATGCCCTCAAGGCTGGTGAAGTCAGCTCCGTCGAACTCTATCAAGAACAGGGGCTAGCCAAGTTTCGCCGCAAAGATCAACCCGAACAATCTCCCCCCCAAGAGGTACGGCTTTTTGATCGCAATCCTGAACTCATAGAACTGCTGCGCCAAGTGAGTAGCCGTTATGACACAACGGTGCGGGTAGTTCCTTCGGGCAGTGATGGTGCCCTTATTGGTGTCATTTCCAACTTGATGTTGGGGTTTTTCCTGTTGATTTTATTCCTGATGATTCTTCGCCGCGCGAGCAATGCCCCCGGCGGGCCAGGGCAGCTTCTCAACTTTGGTAAATCCCGCGCCCGCTTCCAGATGGAGGCACAAACGGGGGTAACCTTTGGCGATGTGGCCGGGATTGAAGAAGCTAAGGAAGAGCTTCAGGAAGTTGTGACCTTTCTCAAGAATTCAGAGAAATTTACCGCCATTGGTGCCCGTATTCCCAAAGGGGTGCTGCTGATTGGGCCACCGGGAACTGGCAAAACGCTCCTTGCCAAGGCGATCGCCGGTGAAGCCGGGGTTCCTTTCTTTTCCATTTCTGGCTCTGAATTTGTGGAAATGTTTGTGGGCGTTGGTGCCTCCCGCGTGCGGGATCTCTTCAAAAAGGCCAAAGAAAACGCCCCCTGTTTGGTATTTATTGATGAAATTGATGCCGTCGGTCGCCAACGGGGTGCCGGCATTGGCGGTGGCAATGATGAGCGCGAGCAAACCCTCAACCAACTGCTGACGGAGATGGATGGCTTTGAGGGCAATACGGGCATTATTGTGATTGCGGCAACGAACCGCCCCGATGTCTTGGATGCTGCCCTACTGCGTCCGGGCCGCTTTGACCGCCAAATTACCGTTGATTTGCCCAGCTACAAGGGGCGCTTACAAATTCTCCAAGTCCATGCGCGGGACAAAAAAATTGCCCCAGAGGTGTCCCTAGAGGCGATCGCCCGCCGTACTCCCGGTTTTTCCGGTGCCGAACTGGCCAACCTCCTCAATGAAGCTGCGATTCTCACGGCTCGCCGCCGCAAACCTGCAATTACCAATGCCGAAATTGACGATGCCATTGATCGAGTGACGATTGGCATGACGCTCACCCCCCTCCTCGACAGCAAGAAAAAATGGCTCATTGCCTACCATGAAGTGGGTCATGCCCTGCTGATGACACTCCTCAAACACGCGGATCCCCTCAATAAAGTGACGATTATTCCCCGCTCCGGTGGCGTTGGTGGCTTTGCGCAGCAAATCTTTGATGAAGAGCGGGTGGATAGTGGTCTCTATACCCGCGCATGGCTCCTCGATGAGATCACCATTCTCTTGGGGGGGCGCGCTGCCGAAGTGGAAATTTTTGGCGATGCTGAAGTCACCGTGGGTGCCAGTAGTGACCTACAAGCGGTAGCCAATCTGGCGCGGGAAATGGTGACCCGCTACGGCATGTCAGATTTGGGACACCTCGCCCTTGAAACGCCGGGCAACGAGGTCTTTTTGGGTCGTGATCTCATGCCCCGCGCCGAATATTCGGAAGCTGTGGCCGTGCAAATTGACCACCAAGTGCGTGAGATTGTTATGCACTGCTACGAGATTGCCCGCAAACTCATCCGTGAGCATCGGGTGGCCATTGACAAGCTAGTGGAACTGCTCCTTGAGAAGGAAACCATTGATGGGGATGAGTTCCGGGCTTTGGTGCGCCAATATACCACCCTACCTGTCAAAGAACCCACTTGGAAGGCGACAGCCACACCTGTGTCCTTTCGTCAGGATGCCCAGCCGTCCTAG
- a CDS encoding ATP-binding protein produces MNHEREAVRHLLVLEDSEGRRPILLEAATYSIGRDSTNSIVLHSKMVSRQHAILLRVTSPATNSYLFRLIDGDLQGKRSTNGTLVNGQRIVAHDLRTGDMIVFGGDVRARYLTLTNMTDSEFEDFCRSTDVLGFLSKSTNPFATLVPLSEGNIENFSEAALVRLASYPELTPNPILEVDLEGRVTYLNPAAVMQFRDLQQQKLTHPLLLGLPELARYMKQTQEKVHVREVEYQGRIYEQSIHYIYESELIRSYVMDVTDRKRAEEQLRNQARREAIINRIIQAMRTTMVAAEVLQITADLLLEALGSTLCLITQTHAPNTPTYASRPQLVSLPNHLIALNQRAIALFEPALRNGEQVVLAASCTDLPQPLQTDLRTFNVNAVVITPLVYLGQLLGQITLLDCEWEPSEATSVLASDRPLWQQTLPKSWTPEDLSLVKTIADQCALAIHQAQLYQQVQELNADLERQVRARTAELEQKMQELERLNAIKDDFLSTVSHELRTPMANMKMAIYMLKQFATDDRQKRYLDILTNECNRETELINDLLDLQRLEAGRSQIQQEVIDLDSWLPSVLEPFRNRMQQRQQSLEIVRPPTLPPLLSNRHALARILAELLNNACKYSPAGAQIVVRFDPIGGDRLQIQVSNPSEIPSEELPRIFEKFYRIPNADPWQQGGTGLGLALTQKLVEQLQGEINVHSEGGITTFTLSLPTASGDPTA; encoded by the coding sequence GTGAACCATGAGCGAGAGGCAGTCCGGCACCTGTTGGTTCTCGAAGACAGTGAGGGGCGGCGACCCATTTTACTGGAGGCAGCCACCTATTCCATTGGCCGTGATTCCACGAATTCCATTGTGCTCCACTCCAAGATGGTCTCACGGCAGCACGCGATTTTGTTACGGGTGACCAGTCCTGCAACCAATAGCTACCTCTTTCGCCTCATTGATGGCGATTTGCAGGGCAAACGGAGCACGAATGGAACCTTGGTCAACGGTCAGCGGATTGTTGCCCATGATCTGCGCACTGGCGACATGATTGTGTTTGGCGGCGATGTACGCGCCCGCTACCTGACGCTGACCAACATGACCGATAGCGAGTTTGAGGATTTTTGCCGCAGTACCGATGTCTTAGGATTTCTCTCCAAAAGCACCAATCCCTTTGCAACGCTTGTCCCCCTCAGTGAAGGGAATATCGAGAATTTTAGTGAAGCGGCCTTAGTGCGTTTGGCCTCCTATCCGGAGCTGACCCCCAACCCGATTTTGGAAGTGGATTTAGAAGGGAGGGTGACGTATCTCAATCCAGCGGCAGTGATGCAGTTTCGGGATCTACAGCAACAGAAGTTGACTCATCCTCTGCTGTTGGGATTGCCGGAACTCGCGCGCTACATGAAGCAAACCCAAGAAAAAGTCCATGTGCGGGAGGTGGAGTACCAAGGGCGCATCTACGAGCAATCCATTCACTACATCTATGAAAGTGAGCTGATCCGCAGCTATGTCATGGATGTTACCGATCGCAAACGAGCCGAGGAACAGCTGCGCAACCAAGCCCGCCGTGAGGCCATCATTAACCGCATCATTCAAGCCATGCGCACCACCATGGTGGCAGCGGAGGTTCTGCAAATTACCGCTGATTTACTCCTAGAAGCCTTGGGATCGACCCTCTGTCTGATTACGCAAACCCATGCTCCCAATACCCCTACCTATGCCAGCCGTCCTCAATTGGTCAGCTTACCCAACCACTTGATTGCTCTAAATCAGCGAGCGATCGCCCTGTTTGAACCGGCTCTGCGCAACGGTGAACAGGTGGTCTTAGCCGCCAGTTGTACCGACTTACCGCAGCCGCTGCAAACGGATTTGAGAACTTTCAACGTCAACGCTGTGGTGATTACCCCCTTGGTTTACCTTGGCCAACTCCTTGGGCAAATTACGCTCCTAGATTGTGAGTGGGAACCCAGTGAGGCAACGTCCGTTTTAGCGAGCGATCGCCCGCTTTGGCAACAAACCCTACCTAAATCTTGGACGCCAGAAGATTTAAGCCTCGTCAAAACCATTGCCGATCAGTGTGCCCTCGCCATTCACCAAGCGCAGCTTTACCAACAGGTGCAAGAACTCAATGCGGATTTGGAGCGACAGGTGCGCGCACGGACTGCCGAACTGGAACAGAAAATGCAGGAGCTAGAGCGGCTCAATGCCATTAAGGACGATTTCTTGAGCACCGTTTCCCACGAGTTACGTACCCCCATGGCCAACATGAAAATGGCCATCTATATGCTGAAGCAATTTGCCACCGACGATCGCCAGAAACGCTACCTTGACATTCTCACCAATGAGTGCAACCGCGAAACGGAATTGATCAATGATTTACTCGATCTGCAACGCCTAGAGGCAGGGCGCAGTCAGATTCAACAGGAGGTGATTGATCTCGACAGTTGGCTGCCCTCGGTGCTCGAACCCTTCCGCAATCGCATGCAACAGCGGCAGCAATCCCTTGAGATTGTCCGCCCCCCCACTTTGCCGCCCCTGCTTTCCAACCGTCATGCCCTAGCCCGCATCTTAGCTGAGTTACTCAACAATGCCTGTAAGTACAGCCCCGCTGGCGCACAGATTGTTGTCCGTTTTGATCCCATCGGGGGCGATCGCCTGCAAATTCAAGTGAGTAATCCCTCCGAGATTCCCAGTGAGGAGCTGCCGCGCATCTTTGAAAAGTTTTATCGCATTCCCAATGCCGATCCGTGGCAACAGGGGGGAACGGGCTTAGGCCTCGCCCTCACCCAAAAGCTGGTAGAGCAATTGCAGGGGGAAATTAACGTTCACAGCGAAGGGGGCATCACCACCTTTACCCTCAGCCTACCCACTGCATCAGGTGATCCCACTGCCTGA
- a CDS encoding LOG family protein, with product MTLSRVALSSLQQDLDQLIRRLDSVPHGDVIYQALQLFLDIADEELERLDWKILRSCLRDMHQALRVFAPYRHTRKISIFGSARTPSTAPVYEMAVRFAQAASATGFMIITGAGGGIMEAGNKGAGPNKSFGLNIELPFEQGANPYIEGDPRLIHFKYFFTRKLFLLKETDAIAVFPGGFGTQDEAFECLTLCQTGKAPPKPLVLMDVPGGTYWQHWDQFIREELAAKGLINGEDQELYRICTSVEEGLAYLSGFYRVYHSSRYVGDRLVLRLNQDISDAALAELNRDFQDILVSGQIERTEPLPREVEDEQPINRPALTHTLHLPRLILHFNQRDYSRLYQLIYRLNGFATAEAVYHPELK from the coding sequence ATGACCCTTTCGCGAGTCGCTTTAAGTAGCCTACAGCAAGACCTCGATCAGTTAATTCGTCGCTTGGATAGTGTGCCCCATGGCGACGTGATTTACCAAGCCCTGCAACTTTTCCTAGATATTGCTGACGAAGAACTGGAACGACTAGATTGGAAGATTCTGCGTTCCTGCCTGCGGGATATGCACCAAGCGCTGCGGGTCTTTGCCCCCTATCGCCATACCCGCAAAATTTCCATCTTTGGCTCCGCCCGCACCCCCTCCACAGCACCAGTCTATGAGATGGCGGTGCGCTTTGCCCAGGCGGCGAGTGCCACGGGGTTTATGATTATCACGGGTGCCGGGGGTGGCATCATGGAGGCGGGCAACAAAGGAGCAGGCCCCAATAAGTCCTTTGGCCTGAACATTGAACTGCCCTTTGAGCAGGGAGCCAATCCCTACATTGAAGGGGATCCGCGCTTGATTCACTTTAAGTACTTTTTTACACGCAAGCTCTTTTTACTTAAGGAAACCGATGCCATTGCCGTTTTTCCCGGTGGCTTTGGCACCCAAGATGAAGCCTTTGAATGCCTGACCCTCTGCCAAACGGGCAAAGCTCCCCCTAAACCCTTGGTCTTAATGGATGTTCCCGGTGGTACCTACTGGCAACATTGGGATCAGTTTATTCGTGAAGAACTGGCGGCCAAAGGACTGATTAACGGCGAAGATCAGGAACTTTACCGCATCTGTACCAGTGTTGAGGAAGGCTTGGCCTATCTAAGTGGCTTTTATCGTGTCTATCACTCTAGCCGTTATGTGGGCGATCGCTTGGTGCTGCGGTTGAATCAAGACATTAGTGATGCTGCTCTAGCGGAACTCAATCGCGATTTTCAGGACATTCTCGTGTCGGGGCAGATTGAACGCACTGAACCGTTGCCGCGGGAAGTGGAAGACGAGCAACCCATTAACCGCCCCGCCTTGACCCACACCCTCCATCTGCCGCGATTGATTTTGCACTTTAATCAGCGGGACTACAGCCGTCTTTACCAACTCATCTACCGCCTCAATGGCTTTGCTACGGCGGAGGCTGTGTACCATCCCGAACTCAAATAG